The window GGCATAGTAGTAGAGGGCGAAGACGCTGTTCAGGATCCCGACGATCGCGAGCCAGTAGAGCCCGGAGTCGATCACGGCGGCGAAGAGGAAGAACTTCCCCACGAACCCGGCGAACGGAGGGATGCCGGTCAGGGAGAAGAGGAAGATCGCCATCGTCACGGCGAGCAGCGGAGCGCGCCGGCCGAGCCCCCTGTAGTTCTCGATCCGCTCCTCGTCCGCCACCTTCTCCCGGAGGGCGAGGACGACGGCGAAGGCCCCGAGGTTCATGAACAGGTAGACGGCCAGGTAGAAGAGCACGCCGAAGAACCCCCGCTCGCTCGTGGTCCCGCTCAGGCGATCGACGCTGGCCAGCCCCATCAGGAGGTATCCGGCGTGCGCGATCGACGAGTAGGCGAGCATCCGCTTGATGTTCGACTGCTGGATGGCGATCACGTTCCCCAAGGTCATCGTGAGCGCCGAGACGACCGCCAGCACCATCGGCCAGTCGACCGCTCCCAGGACGGGGCTCATGTTGACGCCGAAGACATGGTAGGTGAACCGGCAGAGCATGGCGAATCCGGCGGCCTTGGGCGCGACCGACAGGAACGCGGTGACCGGAGTCGCCGCCCCCTCATAGACGTCGGGGCACCAGAAGTGGAACGGGACGGCGGCGATCTTGTAGCCGATTCCGGCGAGCACGAGGAAGCTCGACACCAGGATCGCAGGCTCGGCCCCGGCGCGGGTGGCGAGGACCTGGCCCACCTTGAGGAGGTTCATCTCGCCGGTCAGGCCGTAGAGGATCGACAGGCCGAAGATCATGGCTCCCGACGATACCGATCCGTAGAGGACATACTTCAGGCTCGCCTCGCTCGCGCGCCGGTCCTCCTTGACGTAGCCGACCAGCACATAGGAGAGGTAACTGACGAACTCGAGCGACAGGTAGAGCATCAGGAGATGGGCGCTGCCCGCCATCAGGAAGAGGCCCGCAGCCACCGCCAGGAGCAGCGCGTAGAACTCCCCCATCCTGCGGCGGCCGAAGTCGCGCGAACGCATCGCGAGCACGACGACGAAGATCGTCGCGACGAGGAACAGGAGCTTGAAGTAGCTCCCGAGCGGGTCGAAGGCTGCCGCGCCGCGGAAGAGGAGCAGACCCTTCGCGTCGCCCGGGAGAGATCCCCCCATGGAGGAGATCGTCGCCACCAGGGCAGCCAGGAGCCCCAGGAGGACGGTCCAGGCCGCGCGCAGCGACCCCGGCCGGTCCGTCGACAGATCCGCAAGGATCGCGAGAGTGAAGGCGACGAAGAGGACGATCTCGGGCACGAACCATCGCACGCTGGCGACGGTGTCGAGGACGCGGTAGGAGCCGATCCAGTCGGTCATCGCCCGGTCCCCCTACGACCTCTGAACCATCGCGATGACCCAGCCGAGGGAGCGGTTCATCAGGTCCAGCACGGGCATGGGGAAGATTCCCAGGAAGATCACGATGGCCGCGAGAGGAATCAGGGTGAACAGCTCGCGGCCGTTCATGTCCTGCAGCGTCTTGTACTTCTCGTTCAGCGTCCCGAGGAACATCCTCTGGAGGGTCCAGAGCCAGTAGGCCGCCGTGATGACGATCCCGATCACCGCGATGATCGTCAGGGTCTTGAAGACGGGGAAGGCCCCGAGCAAGACCAGGGCCTCGCTGATGAAGCTCGACATCCCGGGCAGGCCCAGGGAGGCGAAGAAGGCGATCATCACGATCGCCGTGTAGACCGGCATCTGGTGCGCGAGGCCGCCGAAGCCTTCGATGTCCCTGTGATGCGCCCGATCGTAGATCACGCCGACCAAGAGGAAGAGCATGGCCGTCGTCGTGCCGTGGTTGAACATCTGGAACAGCGAGCCCGTCATCCCGGCCGTCGTGAAGGCGGCCATGCCCAGCAGGCAGTATCCCATGTGGCTGATCGAGGAGTAGGCCACGAGCTTCTTCAGGTCCTTCTGCGCCATCGCGCAGAGCGCCCCATAGATGATGTTGATCACCCCCAGGACCGCCATCGGCACGGCGAAGTACTGCGTCGCCATGGGCAGGATCGGGTAGCTCACCCTGAAGATTCCGTAGGTGCCCATCTTGAGAAGCACTCCGGCGAGGATCACCGAGATCGCCGTGGGGGCCTCGACGTGGGCGTCAGGAAGCCAAGTATGGAACGGGAAGACCGGGATCTTGATCGCGAAGGCGATGAAGAGCCCGGCGAAGACGATCAGCTGGAAGGAACGCCCGTAGAGGCTCGTATCGGCCCAGAGCCGCGTCATGTCGAAGGTGTGCGGATCCTGGTGCAGGTAGAGGGCCAGCATGCAGAGCAGCATCAGGACGCTGCCGATCAGGGTGTAGAGGAAGAACTTGATCGCGGCGTACTCCCGCCTCGGCCCGCCCCAGATTCCGATCAGGAAGTACATCGGCAGGAGCATCACCTCCCAGAAGACGAAGAAGAGGAAGAAATCGAGCGCGCAGAAGACGCCGAGCATCCCTGTCTCGAGCAGGAGGAAGAGGGCGTAGTAGCCCTTCACCATCCGATTGATGCCCCAGGAGGCGAACATGCAGATGAACGAGAGAAGCGCCGTCAGGATGATCATCGGCGCGCTGATCCCGTCCACCGCCACGAAGTACTCGATGTTGAAC is drawn from Candidatus Eisenbacteria bacterium and contains these coding sequences:
- a CDS encoding NADH-quinone oxidoreductase subunit N gives rise to the protein MTDWIGSYRVLDTVASVRWFVPEIVLFVAFTLAILADLSTDRPGSLRAAWTVLLGLLAALVATISSMGGSLPGDAKGLLLFRGAAAFDPLGSYFKLLFLVATIFVVVLAMRSRDFGRRRMGEFYALLLAVAAGLFLMAGSAHLLMLYLSLEFVSYLSYVLVGYVKEDRRASEASLKYVLYGSVSSGAMIFGLSILYGLTGEMNLLKVGQVLATRAGAEPAILVSSFLVLAGIGYKIAAVPFHFWCPDVYEGAATPVTAFLSVAPKAAGFAMLCRFTYHVFGVNMSPVLGAVDWPMVLAVVSALTMTLGNVIAIQQSNIKRMLAYSSIAHAGYLLMGLASVDRLSGTTSERGFFGVLFYLAVYLFMNLGAFAVVLALREKVADEERIENYRGLGRRAPLLAVTMAIFLFSLTGIPPFAGFVGKFFLFAAVIDSGLYWLAIVGILNSVFALYYYARVLKAMYLEGSTDPASMPSISISRSHSVLLVLLAGPTLLLGIFWGPLASLVSDSVSYLF
- a CDS encoding NADH-quinone oxidoreductase subunit M; its protein translation is MMTSHLLSWITFFPLIGMVVVLFLPRDRHNWIRWTSAAASAVPLALSIWLFGNFDKATTALQFVERVDWIPRFNIEYFVAVDGISAPMIILTALLSFICMFASWGINRMVKGYYALFLLLETGMLGVFCALDFFLFFVFWEVMLLPMYFLIGIWGGPRREYAAIKFFLYTLIGSVLMLLCMLALYLHQDPHTFDMTRLWADTSLYGRSFQLIVFAGLFIAFAIKIPVFPFHTWLPDAHVEAPTAISVILAGVLLKMGTYGIFRVSYPILPMATQYFAVPMAVLGVINIIYGALCAMAQKDLKKLVAYSSISHMGYCLLGMAAFTTAGMTGSLFQMFNHGTTTAMLFLLVGVIYDRAHHRDIEGFGGLAHQMPVYTAIVMIAFFASLGLPGMSSFISEALVLLGAFPVFKTLTIIAVIGIVITAAYWLWTLQRMFLGTLNEKYKTLQDMNGRELFTLIPLAAIVIFLGIFPMPVLDLMNRSLGWVIAMVQRS